A stretch of DNA from Montipora foliosa isolate CH-2021 chromosome 4, ASM3666993v2, whole genome shotgun sequence:
TTAATGCTTCGCTTCGCACAGTTTCTTCTAAATGCCTTCGGATGCCACAGACAATTCCATAAAGATTCCTTTCTGGATATACCTTCCCTTTACTATTCGCAACCTCCTGGACAAATTTACTTAGCCAGTAGTTTAAAGCATTGGCATCCATATTTGCCAAATCTGTACTCAACGACTGAACTTTGGATAAATCTCCATAATCTTTAAAAGCGCCACCAGCATCAAGTACAGGAACTTTAACTCTTCTATTTATCTGCCATTGGTGAAACATTTTAACcgcccatttgtttttgtaGGCAGTGGACTTAGGAATGCTCCCTTCCAGCATCTTTGATTCTTCTTCCCCAGTTTTTGGAGAACGAAATCGGTTTACGGTATTTGCTGCAAAAGACTCTGCCATCTTCACTACCACATCACTTACAACGAACAACAAGAAAATTCCCACATTTTGATTATTTATAAGATACATAGACTCATGACAAATTAAAGCACTGAAGCAATACCCCTAATTACTAAAGAAGTGTAaatagttttagaagccacATCAAAAACTCCTGCGTCGTGTTTgactgttctgttctgttcctcggtgtctggaaaccccggtcaaacactcgcactcgtttttgatttattacataaagagttttcgcagcggctctattgtacgtaattttcaagacttcttccaagaaatttataaccgctgtcggaccactatctgatctgtcctaaaacaatcacataaaaatttcttattaacggcaaatcttttcggtgacaattaacttcagagtctcttttaaccataacttagaaggaaaaaagataatcgaaattaaatggctgatttttgcagacacgctttgttgaaactttaaccggaaggggcctggttagccatcttctcgtaagtttttttcttagtaaaaagcctcaaccttagtttttttttcttgatattactaaacgaagggctgaactttgcagggatactaagacctcaagatataaaacatgggcatggaaaatatttggtctgaaaaacaggctatttccggttgcttcccatatgcttcaaatatgaccaagttgtgataacagccacaggctagcgaaaaatttccatgagctaatgttctcaaccataaaagcctaaggatagggctttacaaagatggttttgtttttgcctgaaattaatttcatgttgctaaaagagagatttaaaagtggccaaaattgcactgaaaatcagcctctggggacccctgaggggctgatatccagaattcggctaaaaaaaagtcgttgaagctgaaactttggcatattacacaagtcgacataagtacgttgtgtaccaattttaagcgaaatcggccgaccttcatttccaagtctgccccggtctctcaggcaaaAGCTCTTAAGGTTTCCGAGAATCTAGGACTGTAGATTAAGCTTAATTTTTCCTTAGCTTTGTAGTGTCAATTCATTCAGTAAACTGGTGCGCTCAACAGCAAATTCAAGCCCCTTCTTTATCTGTCAACATGTAAGAGGTCTTTGCTGACCTATGCGCTCCTGTAACGACACTGTCGACATGTATGCCTCTCATTGGTAGTGAAGGCAAAATATAGTATTTCTGACAATGGAGCGAAGCGTAATAGACAGAGATATTTAATTTGCCGGCACGGACAGGAGGATTGACGGAGTTAGTGGCACCACAGTTGGTGGGGGTATacgttccatttttttttttcccacaaaGTGCTTTTGGCTTTTCGTATCCAGTGGTGTCGCAATAATTTATATTACTGTGAATTGGTTTGTCTCTGGAGACACATGTCTACATTGTGGCATGTG
This window harbors:
- the LOC138000952 gene encoding uncharacterized protein, translating into MYLINNQNVGIFLLFVVSDVVVKMAESFAANTVNRFRSPKTGEEESKMLEGSIPKSTAYKNKWAVKMFHQWQINRRVKVPVLDAGGAFKDYGDLSKVQSLSTDLANMDANALNYWLSKFVQEVANSKGKVYPERNLYGIVCGIRRHLEETVRSEALNPLDASDKR